From the genome of Ooceraea biroi isolate clonal line C1 chromosome 10, Obir_v5.4, whole genome shotgun sequence:
TTACAATTATCATACGACGCAGCTTCTTCACATAAAAATAAGACGTTTACTGAAGGATCACGTAAAACGTTGAAAGTCATAGACGACAGGTTGAGTGTTTTGGATAAGCAAGTATCCGAAACAAAGTTCAACGATATTATCGCTCTTGCAACGTCTTACTGCAACATGGGTATACTGTACAATTCTTACGCGAAAGAGAAGAGATTACGCAGTGGTAGAAGTCACTTGAAGCGATGTTTAGAATTGTTAAATGGAAAAGAACTGAATCGCAGAACTATTTTGATAGTTATGAGAGCAACTATGCAATTGgaatacatttttcacaaaCTGAAGGAACCAAAGCAATGTTGTCCATATTCACATAAAGCGATTGGTTTCTACCTTCAATACACATCGCAGTTGCGTTCTTTTCCTATGCCTTTCGTCACACTTTCAGTTAGTCTCGACGTTGAAAAGCCTGGAAGCACAGATATAAATTCCATGATGACGTTGTTTTCAAACCTTTTAGAGCACGTAAAGACTTGTGCGTTGGATGAGTGGGATCCACTTGATATTATACCTATACATAACTTATTAATGGTTCGCGCGACAGTGATGTCAGATATAGTAACTGATGGTCTTATGTGGATTATTACAGCAACTCCTTTTTATGTATACTTGCTACATAAATACCGCTTCAGTGATACTAGGAATTATCTTGCTGTTACACAATACATATTGGATACATCTGAGGGAGAATTCAACGCTACGAAGAAACCCAACCGTTTGCTACACAATAAGGATATAAGTACGCTGTATTCTGATACAAGAATGCATCTCGAGCTCGGATGGGCTAAGTATGGCAATATGCTTTTGCTTTACTCGCAATATAAATTGTTCCAACAGTTTCGAACTAAGAAAGCAGATACGTCAAGATCAACGTCTTCTATCGAGCCCAAGGAATCTGCGGAGCCATTAACATTTAATTGGGAAAACTTGGACCAACGCCTAAAGGATATCGCCTGTCAAGTCACTGATAAATATGTGTCAAATCTCAGAGATGCTAAAGCAATTTTCGTGCATACTACAAAATGGCTTGAAAAAAGTAAGGCATATTTTTTGAAGACAGAAAACACTTTGTTCTTGTCTTTGTATTTAACTACAAGATACAATATCACATTAACATATAAGCATTTAGAATGCTTTGAGCCAGACCGAAGTATGCGTATAAACATGCACAAACGGCGAGTGCAGATGTTAAAGGATGTTCTTATACTCGCTAAGGGATTGAAAGGACAGTttctattatacatatgtatcgaTATTGTCACTTCTTATGGCGCTATTATAGACATGCTGATGGAGAATGCAGAAATAGCTGGACAACCATTTACTGAAATAGAAACGGCAGTGCttgaatatgtaaaaaattgcGTAGAATCTTGGGAAAACTATTACAATGCGGACGCTGAACTGcctaaattaaagaaaaagtaagGTTACTTGGGACAGgattctttttcaaaatcaTGACTAATCTACTGAGTATTGATTATAGACATCAAACAATTTACAAATCTCAAATTTAGTTTGTTGTTACTTTGATATAAAAACGTGTGGATaagttctttttcttttgtattatatacatatatacatacatacatacatatatatatatatgtatataatacaaaagaaa
Proteins encoded in this window:
- the LOC105282269 gene encoding uncharacterized protein LOC105282269, translating into MEEGFSQLYRAKFDGKPVLHSYMEICHNTLCSQYSHNKPEDFTSDFYETLQLSYDAASSHKNKTFTEGSRKTLKVIDDRLSVLDKQVSETKFNDIIALATSYCNMGILYNSYAKEKRLRSGRSHLKRCLELLNGKELNRRTILIVMRATMQLEYIFHKLKEPKQCCPYSHKAIGFYLQYTSQLRSFPMPFVTLSVSLDVEKPGSTDINSMMTLFSNLLEHVKTCALDEWDPLDIIPIHNLLMVRATVMSDIVTDGLMWIITATPFYVYLLHKYRFSDTRNYLAVTQYILDTSEGEFNATKKPNRLLHNKDISTLYSDTRMHLELGWAKYGNMLLLYSQYKLFQQFRTKKADTSRSTSSIEPKESAEPLTFNWENLDQRLKDIACQVTDKYVSNLRDAKAIFVHTTKWLEKSKAYFLKTENTLFLSLYLTTRYNITLTYKHLECFEPDRSMRINMHKRRVQMLKDVLILAKGLKGQFLLYICIDIVTSYGAIIDMLMENAEIAGQPFTEIETAVLEYVKNCVESWENYYNADAELPKLKKK